GAGGCAAATTTATTCCTAATAAGAATATtacttattgttgacttttgtaAGCCACAGCCACACTGTACAAAAAGGTAGCACTAGAACTGGCACTTAAACTCTTCCACACAACTCTCATACTACGCAAGGGGCATCCTCTCACACTAGGCCTGCACCATATGAGGAACATCTGCCGTGTGCGATAACActgttcaatattgcgatgatgatatgacttgcgataaataaacaaatattgaagtgtgcatattagctatacatatacatatactgtattttatgtatagctaggctaaatgttgtttctagagcagcaacagtaaagtTTACAGCAGCAAAGCCACCATATAAACtccttaatatctcactggaaacaatctagaatgttaataaataaaatcatattcCTGACACGAAAATACTAAGTGAAGTCTATAAAGACTGAAGAAaacagacatcagtcagtatcagtccttcctcctgtcccctgtcctctgtcctcctgtcctcctgtcctcctccctctgctgatgtGAACTGCTGCAGGTAACATTAGGGCTGATAGAGGAGAGGGGCTGTTTTGTtggaaggtcagaggtcaagggacccctttgagaatggcCATGCCAAATTTTCCTTGATAAAATtcagcccaactttggagcgttattaaacctccttcccaacatatggattcattaggttttgtagtttcatatgatattagTAGCTTCACTCGAGTACTAAAAATGAACCTACttgagcctctgaaagacagtaaagtcagcgCGTCTCAGTGGGTTAATACAGATAAACACCAGGTATCATTACTTAATCATATATATTAGTCTGTGTATGTAACATATACCTTGCTGACAAACCACAACACCAATGTAACCTAGTAATTTTCCTCTTGTGTAGTTTCTATTTTTACTTCTATTCCAATTTGCGTTTTATATTCCTcttattatttaatttctctATTTATCTGTACTTAATTCTCTCCTCTAGGGCTCAATAAAGGTCAATTTGATTCATTTATAATAACTGATAAATGAATGATATTGATCTTAATAATCTAAGAAAGAAATAGATGGattaaagttataaaaaagttgAGATGATTTAACTGACTGGTTCCgttctccccctccctcccccaggTGTTTTATGTGAATCCCCGTTACATCCTCTTCATCCACCTGGTGGTGAACGACATGATCCAGCTCACTACAACCATCAGCCTCTTTGTCTTCAGTTACGTCTTCTACAAAATCAATGTCTCCTTGTGTTGCCTCATTATTACCTTTAGCGTCTTCACCACCCTCAACACCCCGTTAAATTTAGCCGTCATGGCGGTGGAGTGCTACATCGCTATCTGTTTACCGCTGCGACACGCTGAGTTCTGTACCATCAGGAGAACTTATATTCTGATTGCTTGGATTTGGTCCATGAGTGTGGTCTCAGCCCTGCCAGACATCTTCATTATTCTGGCGACAGAGCCCGTACAGGTATTTTATTCCACTATTTATTGTAACAGGGATATACTGTTCCGACACCCTATACACTTGAAAAAGAGGGATGTTGCATACGCTATCTACTTAACTGGTGTTTGGCTCACGCTCTTCTCTACGTACATCCGGATCTTCTCAGTTGCTAAATCAGCTAAAGCGGCTAAATCAGCCGATGGAGACGCACATAAGGCCAGAAAAACCATCCTGCTTCATGgctttcagctgctgctgtgtatGCTGACCTATGTATCCCATCTGTTACAGAGGGTCCTGGTGTACTGGTTCCCGAAACATTATGTACATATCCTCTTTGCTTCCTATATCATCGTCCAGATATTCCCCAGGTTTGTCAGTCCCATGGTGTACGGGCTACGAGACCAAATATTTAGACAGCATTTACAAAAGTATCTGCTGTGTACAGTGAGAGCAAACATCAACCCATaggtatagatagatagatggatggatggatggagagatagagagatggacagatagagagacagattgatagatagatagataaatagatagcccagccaacatggttatttgggccccacatgggttatgctggaggtacctgggtaccaaaatgggcatcttatctgggtCAACTAATGTGGGTTGTAGGTGGGTCGCTAATGGGAAATTAGTGTATGGACTCAGAATGGGCAACACAAATGTGGCCCTGTCACATGGGCTCCCCCAAGTGGGCTACCCATGTGGGACCTAGgtgggtcactaatgggaaattagagatgggttttggtttatgttgccCAGATTGGGCCCATATAACACCCAGTGCACTCCTGCATGAAACCCACAAGGGTAACTGgcatggggccaacatggaaactgtggaaaaacccacttacaacccatatttcagcCCATGGAGTCCCCATGTAGAACCCACATAGAACTTAAAGCTGGGACTAAGATGGGTCTTGGGTATGTTGCCCAGGTATAACACCCATTGTAATCCTTCATGGAATCCATGTGGGCAATTGAAATTGGGCCATTATGGAAACCATAGcaatcccatatagggcccatttttcagcccatttactacccacatgggccatacatacaaatgttggctgggagatagatggatagatggatagatggatagatggatagatggatagatggatagatggatagatggatagatggatagatggatagatggatagatagatagatagatagatagatagatggatgcaTCTTAAACGCCACTGAGAACAAAGAGGGTTAGACTTTACGGTGTGAAAGTACACTCAGTGTTTCCCCAATATGAATGCAGCGGCAAAAATTATGACCGCTGCTGATTTTGCAGAATTTTTATCATTTTCACGAGCGGAgaagaaaagggaaagaaaggagaggagaggagagggcttCGTCTTATGTCTTTAGAACTAACGGGTGTAACGagtcatctactacatcgatgtatcgatttatattcctacgatccaactacatcaaTAGGTACTctgcaagttgtccttcactggagacgtatatcgatataaaatccaTTTGCATGGTAAATAatcgattgtatcgatactaagaatttgcaccttgtattcaTTAGTTTATTAGCACTTTTATtggtaaagaaatgttaaacgttactgcAGGTCACTCTCCCTGTGTATGACTTCATCAACATGCGCCATCTTGCTGCTATCGGCCAGTTTATAGTCTCCAGCTGCTGTTATCTGGATCAAACGGTCATTATGTGCAAATACACATCAATGTATGTCCGTGGTAATAGCAAAGGTAAAAAAGTACTGTGCTGGTTTATAATCTAGGGCACAGAGCACGTCAAATAATCCATAGCCATAATGCAAAGGAGATCATTTCTATAACCCATCCCCATAACCCATCCATTATTATTACAGTCTAATTCCAAATATAAACCTGGAAATTTGACATTCCAAACACATAATCGGAAACAATTGTAGCCTATTATTGCCTATATCATGCAAATGACATGCTGCATGCGCTCCCACGAGTGGATATCAATTTTTGACAGATGATCACTTTGTGGCACAACACCgggactcctcgctctctcgCCCGGTAGCGGCGTGGTGGGAGACGGGCGCCGGTCTGCATGAGCTGCCGGCGCTGCGGTGCAGAGGAGCCGGTCGGcagagtttcactttgggggTGTTAAGTGACGAGGTGTTATCAATCCACAGGTGCTTTCCCTGTCTACATTTGTTGTTTATTAAGAGAAAATTACCTTTTCCCCGTTATGATAtaaatgtgcacgcagcatcaccCTCACGTATCTAGCTGGAAAGTCTGTTGGTTCATTTTAATTTGAGTTAAATATTctactgccttgtatcttgagaactgaagcagcggctcctgaagttgcactttttattattttcaaataaaagttgtatgtatttgccattaatcgttgtctttatttatccagaattcatttatccctgattccctaacaagaaaaaggtgttttttgtaaagtttttttgtttttattaagtgCCTACATATTGAAATGATTGTGGTTATATTGTTGCCTGAAGGGCAGGTGTACATGAGGAGATTATTTAAAGTTCTACAGTAAGTCACTTTGTACAGAAGCATCAAATCAATGTACAGTAATGTCATTTTATTGTAAATTTATCTAAAGTGTACAGCTGGGAagcaaaactaaacaaaaaaggCAAACAGCACACTGTGTGTAAATTGTCTCAGGcctttgttaaaggtcccatattgtaaaaagtgcgattttcaggtcttgcacattataaagcaggtttaagtgctttataaatactgttaaactatcaaaacgctcaataaacagagaaatacacacagcccgtattcagaaattgtgcgtttgaaacaagctgttaggatttctgtccatttgcgatgtcacaaatatacaatacccaaactgttgcctagcaacgcaattccattgcaattccattgcaattccattgaaatgcactaaaacggagtgtttcagacagagggtaaatacaggtatattcaggctgacaggaTGAcgaaaataaagcttttttttaacattaacgtatgtaaacatgttctagtagaaacacaaaatacaagtatgaacctgaaaatgagcacgatatgtcccctttaagttctACAGTAAGTCACTTTGTACAGAAGCATCAAATCAATGCACAGTAATGTCATTTTATTGTAATTTGATCTAAAGTGTACAGCTGGGAagcaaaactaaacaaaaaaggTGAACAGCACACTGTGTGTAAATAGTCTCAGGCCTTCGTTAATGTCTACCTGCTAATGAaagcccaaacacacacattgaacCAACCGATGCTCCTGATCCCAGGACATCTACATTTAATTACTACTGTATAAAAGACATCTGACCCACTGTGTGGAGGATTAACATACATGACTATTACCAAGGTGGGTACATATTCCTTCTGCGTTATTCTGTGTTCATTAAGAGGCCATATCTTCATTTTTACTAAGATTTTGTGCGTGTGGCTCATTCTCATTCttgaaaataacaataatggtttttttttctcattaacaTGGATGGAATCTCCCTTCGTGCCTATCAAGATGTTCATTATTTGTGTGCtcagaatatattttttataactttaaaaCTTTTTGTGTTTTGGTGCACCACCAGTTATAGCAAATGTACTGAGCGTTCTTACATGTAACAGCAGGAAAACCAACAGGTGTGATTAATAACTGTATTCCAGTTAGCTGTCTGGTTTCAGGGTGCTGATGTTATACTGGGACACTGAATGCAACATgtcttttcctgctatgacaagacAAAATCTTTAAGTTGATAAACATCTATTTCATACAATCATGTCTGATTATGTCTAATGtctgattgaaaaaaaaataataaaaaaaataaatatatatatatatatatatatacatatatatatatatatatatatatatatatatacagtatgagcagACTTATTGGTGTAactaataatataaatgatGTTTGATAGTGAGGCAGTATGCACGATACCAGGACCAGTCATTATTAACTGTATTATTTACACTTGTTGCAGTTCAGATTTTATTGTATTGATAAAAACTAGCAGGCtattttattgatgttatttCATTTCAGCTTATTCTTTATTCAGGGCAATAAGTGGAATCTTTAAAgagcacaataataataatctaaaaaaaacactctgatcTGTAACAGGAAGGTGATGAATACAGAAATGATCACATTATTCATTTATGGTGCAAATATCAGTGAGAAATTAACTCAAAATAAAACTGTTACCGTTTATGGCCTGTATGAGTCCAAATCTAATTTTCATTTAATATTGTAAAGTTTTGTATTTATGAGAGATGCTTTCAAGCTTTTCAAAGAACTTGAcctgctgatcaaatataatattaatctaTTATTATGTTCTGTAACGTACCCGACGGTTCTCTCCAGTAAAACAGGTCTGGAGAACCTCGTCGGTTGACTCATGAGTCTTTCAAACACCAGCAGGAATTTCACGACCGCCGTCTACCGGGACACTTTAAACACCGCCATAATCAAGAATGTGATCACTGTGGTTCTCTGCATCGCCATCAACTACGTCAACGGTACCCTGGTACACACATTCACTAAATATCAGGTCTCAGTAATGTCTATTTCTAAAAAAAGTGTACATTTGATTTCTTTAGGAGTAAGCCGTGTGCTTTGATAAATATTATAATCacggctgtcaatccattcatttctgttcaaaatgaaccttaaagggagatttgtcaggtagtTAATCCTtttatcaacgtgggagtggacaaatatgctgttttatgcaaatgtatgtactgtatatgtttattattggaaatcaattaacaacagacaacacacaaaatcatatttttccgGCTTTTTAAGGTGATGACAAACCTACAAGAAGAAAACTCTCTCTACTTACATCAGTGTTTGTACATACATTAGCATTTACATCCCCCCTCCTgctatttactgtttttttctgttataaAATTGTGGATTAAaactatggaggaccacaagagtcacgtaaatagtaatagagcatttaattgattaatagctaattgtacaataaaaataggtattaataaatgtgtttacaaattaaTGTATTACTCTATGGACAAAATAACAAAGTATTTCATTGTTTGatattttaatgggcaataaaaatattaattatgaaaataatttacaaatgaaatattaatccatcaatcattatcaatcaataataatttattaatacctatttttattgtacaacacaaattgtaaaacacatttattaaaggtcccatattgtaagaagtgacatttttatatcttttatattataaagcaaacaagtaaacatgttctagtagaaacataaaatacaaatatgaacctgaaaattagcacgatatgggacctttaatgcctatttttattgtataatTAGTTATTAACCAATTAAATGCTCTATAACTATTTACGTggctcttgtggtcctccatacaaAAAAACAGGCAGCCGAGGAAATATACAACTGAATTTAAAGGCTGAGGGATGATTTGACATTTCAATACATTGTCTCTCTTGCGAACAAGTGAAGAtactaaaatatgaaatatctagATTTTGAAGTctaattttataaaatatatatatatataaatgtaattaatatgataatataattaatataaattaacaacacaaaaaacaatgacagatattgtccagaaaccctcacaggtactgcatttagcataaaacaatatgctcatcaggcaacaacagctgtcagtgtgtcagtgtgctcacttgactatgacttgccccaaactgcatgtgattatcataaagtgggcatgtctgtaaaggggagactcgtgggtacccatagaacccatttacattcacatatctggaggtcagaggtcaagggacccctttggaaatgcccatgacagtttttccttgccaaacttTAGCGTGAGTTTggagcctccttcatgacaagctagtattacATGGCTTGtcccgatggattcatcaggtgttttagtttcatatgataccagtatcttcactctacatTGTGTTAAtaggttaaagaaattagcggcgttaaattaactttgacagccctgattttaATACAGTCAGTAACGTGGTTTTTACTCTTGTCCTCTTATTTCCTAACCACTTGTGTCCGTCCCTGCAGGTCTTCAACATGAACCCTCGCTACATCCTGTACATCCACCTGGTGATCAATGACATCATCCTGCTCACCCTGTTCACCCTCATTCAGGTCCTGAGTTACATCGTCTTCACTCTCAACGTCTCCTTGTGTATCGTTCTGTTGATGACAGCCGTATTCGCCAACCTAAACAATCCCCTCACGCTGGCTGTCATGGCCGTCGATTGTTACATCGCCATATGCTTCCCTCTCCACCGCACCAACATCTGTACGGTCAGGAAGACGTACgttgtgatcggtctgatctgGGTGATAAGTACGCTCTCCATCCTACCAGATTTATTCGTCGCTTTGGCGACAGAATCGCAGGAATTCTTTCGCTCTAGAGTTTTTTGTCTTCGAGAGAATATCTTCAGAAAGCCCTATCTGACAGAGAAGAGAGACGTGTCCAACACCGTGTTATTGGTCATTGTCTGGCTCACTCTTTTCTACACATACTTCAGGATCCTGTTCACCGCACAGGCAGCTTCTACAGACGCCAAGAAAGCCAGGAACACGGTCCTCCTCCACGGCTTCCAGCTGCTGTTGTGCATGCTCACCTACGTTTTCCATCTCATCATCGACGGTCTGACTTATTTGTTCCCAAAAGGGGTGCTGGATATTCGCTTCACTATCTCAGTGTTTGTTCAGGTTGTGCCTCGCCTCATCAGTCCCGTCGTTTACGGGCTACGAGACAAGACGTTCAGGAAGTACCTCAAGAGATATCTGTTCTGTACAACTTGTGCCGACACGCATCCACAAAAAACTCTAAAGAAGCCCTGAAGTCCTGTTTCGGAGTTGTTCGTACACTATTTCATACTAACGGGGAAAATATCAAATACATTTAATGCTGGAAAAGACATCAGTGattttgtctgtgtgtggtcTTCACTTGTAATAAAATAATGGatttagctaaaaaaaaaagaaaaaagaaaaatgtttagcTCTCTCACCCTGCAAGCTCCGCTCAGGAAACACGGTCGCTATCAGGAGTAATAGTGAGGTAGTTGATATAAACCAGTAAAGGACTCCAAGAAGAATCTATATTTTATTAGCCTGAATATATGCGGACATAATCTGAAACAGTCCAAAGGAAAAAGCTACCTAACATCCGTACTccatacaataaaaacaaaatgaaaaaataaaaaggaccCTATCTTAAATCAACCCGACTTTATGATGTATACCTTCACTTTCTCCTGTTCTGATTCCACCAGAGCTGATACAGATTACTATATAAACATCTCAATACTTGGAGAAATCATTTGAATAGAGTGAAATGGACAACAGGGTGGACATAACAATACAATAAAGTGTGTACTTGTAAAAGCTTTGATTAATTCATTATGAAGACATTTGATTCAACTCAAATCTATGTTTTGAagctgttggtgttgttgtattggattgcatCATACTGAAGATAGACTGTAAACCTCCGGACGCCAGTCTAACGGTGTGCAGTGTTGGAGCTAATGAGTCCCTAATGCTCTGGACAGGTGTTGACATTTTCCTTCAGAGTGGTGAAAACTTTCCATCTCTGGTGTCCTTACAGTAGATCATACACACAACCTCCCCCTGCTGCCGTCAGGCAAGTGAtacagggttagggttctgtgtatattatacagtctatgtataTTTAAGGTTAGGTATCCGCTGCCGTACCACCAGATTATAGAGCTACTGCTGGCTACTTCTTTCCTCcccataaataaatgacatggTCCCGCTCGATGGAGTAGGTACTAGAAGAGACAAAATAATCTTCTAACATCGACATTTGAACCTTCAGTAACTGATAGAAGGGGGCACAACCTGAATAGAAGTCAcctaaaagtgaaacttacaACTACGACCATGGGGGCGGATGGCCTGGCCATTTTATCCGCCACTGCCAATAAGTTACGGACATTTGGcaggtggcgggtgctaatttcagaccctggagaggactgacctggacttctgcagaaggcTTGACATCTGGACcgaagagaacacacagaatatgctaaataaagtccccaaaaatagtgacgtttataaagtcagtggagataaactggaggaggagagctcaACAGAGAGCTACAAAAAATTCTACTCATCACTATACACTTCTACAGTTCCATAATTTGACTCCCAAAACTGAGACACATCTATATTTTACATTGGTTCTCACTTTACCtgtttcaaaaacacacaacccTCTTAAATTATAACGTCCTTCtcttaatttaaatgttttttcaatACTAACAGGAAGGCTTTTATTCCTAACTCAGAAAATTATTTCTAATGTCTTTACATGCACAATATCCAAACATTTTAAGATACCTGACTTTATGAATAATGGATTTGTAGTTTCACAGTGAGAAGTTTTATGTATTAATCTAGAAGCTCTTTTCTggaatttaaaggtcccatatcgtgctcattttcaggttcttacttgtattttgtgtttctactagaaacacgtttacatgctgtaaggtaaaaaaaaactttattttcctcgtactgtctgcttgaatatacctatattcaccctctgtctgaaacgctccgttttagtgcatttaacggaattgcaacggaattgcgttgctaggcaacagtttgggtccatgtttacttcctgtcagctgatgttattaaaatacaaggcaacaggaaataaactgggacacatttagaatgtttacatttaaaaccgtgtaatggtccaaatattgtatatttgtgacatcacaaatggacagaaatcgtgacggcttgtttcaaacgcacaatttctgaatacgagctgtgtgtatttctccgtatattgagcgttttgatagtttaacagtatttataaagcacttaaacctactttataatataaaagatatgaaaatctcactttttacaatatgggacctttcaagaaagaaagaggagaaaaaaaagcaaacaagcatatttcacaaaatgtgaaactatttctttaaacacacacacgtgccaacatgaacaaacacacacacacacacacacacacacacacacacacaaacgcacacacacactatgggTCAACATAATCCCAACTGTGTTCCATCTACTTATATAAAGTGTTCATCGACACCAACAGCAGTCTGGTGTTGTGTGGTGTCCTGCTCGGTAGGTGCAGTCTAGTCATgcttactgctgttactgcgaCTGTATTATCATGGATATCATTGTGTTAGAGTACTGTACGTAATGAATATTTTGTATCAAATATTATTTTCTATGATTTAGAAGGGTATTACTATTTCCTGTAATATTCAGTAGTTTACAGGACAGGATCCTCTTCATCGGAGTTATTTTCAGCTTTTAACTGAGACAAAGCAAACACTGAGTCCAGCTGTACCACCTACTCTGAAACGGGTTCAGTGTAAGTTGAATAGTTTGGGATGGAGCCAGAAGACACTCCACACAGAGGCAGGAAATTAAGAATTATAAAGATTTAGAAGAGAAGGATTTATTCTGTGGATCAGTGCTGTTATTGTCAGATTGATTTCAGGGCACACTGTAAGAAACTTACTGTGAAATTCACAGTAATTAACTGGCAGCAATTGACAAGTGGCTTACTGTAAAATAAATTGACTTGATCCTATACAGTAACAACTTCATTACTGTAATTTCCACAGTAACTCTTGGATTACTGTAATTTCCGATAGAATATGCAGTATTCTACTGTGAAAGAGTATACAGTACTTTACTGTGCACAAACACAGTACAGCACTGTGGATTTCACAGGCATttttcacaatgcagtttcccTTAAATTGTGATCTTTTATAGTCCTATAAACTCTTTGGAGGCTCCTCtgtaatctagaaaataatctgtGTTTATTTCAGGTGGGAAGGATTTTTTGCCATTTCAGACATGAATTTTTCAAACGGCACTTCGACTGTAACGGTGAATCAGCGGGACAACTTCCTCACAGCTGTGATCAATAATGTGATCGTCGTAGCCCTCTGCATCTCCATCAACTACATCAACAGTACTCTGGTCCACACCTTCAGGAAGCACAaggtctgtgtgtctgtgtgtgtgtgtgctgaatgaTATATCATATTTTCATGATCATTGCGATATGAACATGCACGATAAACACACTGCAAAAGATAAAATCATTTTGTTTAGGGATGGTTACCAAAACCTGGTATTAAACGAGCCGCGAGGCTAAAGACTGCAACGTTAGTATTTATATTCACGCTGGTTCCAGTGAGACATTAATGAGTTTACatggtgactttgctgttgtaaatattactgttgctgctctagaaacaaaaTGTTCTATTTAAAGTATTCAGTCTAATCCGGTTCTGAATATAAAGACAACCAGGCTGACATAAGTATGACTAATATGCACAGTTCAATATTTGATCAATAGCAATATTTTTCTTCATATTGTGCAGGcctaatatactatatatatgtgtgtgtgtgtgtaagctgaAAATGAGAATTAGGAGTCAGCAGAAGAGAGGAATtcatctccctttctctctctctgtcttcgtTCCCACTCAGCTTTAAGCAAATGGCTGATATTTTAGgacccgagcaccgacaacgtcgggccaacgaaggccctattgaaactgtagtgtttcttctttttctttttctcccaaaTGAATCGCCTTTCTGACGACcttaacatgctcaaaaagtagttaaacttggcacacttatcagacgtggtgatttttagtgttttataggccgtgtactttaacgaactcctacagatttaatcagaacaacttgaaatttggtcaagaccatcttaagaccttaaggatgaaaagttatcaaaatggtgagttttcactgaacgacctgaccgtggcgtggcggccattttgaggtcccgttcatcgctgcttgcatcTTTAATTTGAAATTCTATTTGATCTtttttggctcatctagagcgatacgatacgatacgatacgatacgatacgatacgatacgatacgatacgatacgatacgatacgataccaaatgatacgatacgataacaaacgattcaatgatttgaaatcgatacagtaacttttttttgccaaacattcagtcagtgtgactgtgaaataaatatgtgatactggacagagcaggttagg
This portion of the Sebastes fasciatus isolate fSebFas1 chromosome 1, fSebFas1.pri, whole genome shotgun sequence genome encodes:
- the LOC141778209 gene encoding odorant receptor 131-2-like produces the protein MNSSSYGSNVTTGPTYRDSYTTAVAKNVIVLCLGLTINYINGTLIHTFRKHQVFYVNPRYILFIHLVVNDMIQLTTTISLFVFSYVFYKINVSLCCLIITFSVFTTLNTPLNLAVMAVECYIAICLPLRHAEFCTIRRTYILIAWIWSMSVVSALPDIFIILATEPVQVFYSTIYCNRDILFRHPIHLKKRDVAYAIYLTGVWLTLFSTYIRIFSVAKSAKAAKSADGDAHKARKTILLHGFQLLLCMLTYVSHLLQRVLVYWFPKHYVHILFASYIIVQIFPRFVSPMVYGLRDQIFRQHLQKYLLCTVRANINP
- the LOC141778224 gene encoding odorant receptor 131-2-like, yielding MSLSNTSRNFTTAVYRDTLNTAIIKNVITVVLCIAINYVNGTLVHTFTKYQVFNMNPRYILYIHLVINDIILLTLFTLIQVLSYIVFTLNVSLCIVLLMTAVFANLNNPLTLAVMAVDCYIAICFPLHRTNICTVRKTYVVIGLIWVISTLSILPDLFVALATESQEFFRSRVFCLRENIFRKPYLTEKRDVSNTVLLVIVWLTLFYTYFRILFTAQAASTDAKKARNTVLLHGFQLLLCMLTYVFHLIIDGLTYLFPKGVLDIRFTISVFVQVVPRLISPVVYGLRDKTFRKYLKRYLFCTTCADTHPQKTLKKP